Proteins from a genomic interval of Rhodococcoides fascians A25f:
- a CDS encoding ABC transporter permease, producing MPTQADPALSKHTVITDERVTKQKPLQRLLIRPEVGALFGAVAIFVFFCIVAPPFRSPEALATVLYASSTIGIMAIGVSLLMIGGEFDLSTGVAVTFSSIMASMLAYNLHLNVWAGSALALLLALSVGVFNGYLVMRTKIPSFLITLASFLMLTGINLAVTKLVTGQVATPSISDMEGFDSAKAVFSSSFSVFGVSIRITVVWWIVLTLAATWVLMRTRTGNWIFAVGGNQESARAVGVPVTRVKIGLFMFVGFCAWFVGMHLLFAFDTVQSGQGVGNEFLYIIAAVIGGCLLTGGYGTAVGAFIGAFIFGMTNQGIVYAGWNPDWFKFFLGAMLLFAVIANNSFRNFAAKR from the coding sequence ATGCCCACACAGGCCGATCCGGCTCTGTCGAAACACACCGTGATCACGGACGAGCGCGTTACGAAGCAAAAGCCGTTGCAGCGCTTGCTGATCCGTCCGGAGGTCGGCGCCCTGTTCGGCGCGGTCGCCATCTTCGTCTTCTTCTGCATCGTGGCACCACCGTTTCGATCGCCGGAGGCTCTCGCGACCGTGCTGTATGCGTCCTCGACCATCGGCATCATGGCAATCGGGGTGTCGTTGTTGATGATCGGCGGCGAGTTCGACCTCTCCACCGGTGTTGCAGTGACCTTTTCGTCCATCATGGCGTCGATGTTGGCCTACAACCTGCATCTGAACGTGTGGGCCGGCTCTGCGTTGGCACTGCTCTTGGCGCTGTCGGTCGGCGTGTTCAACGGCTATCTGGTGATGCGGACCAAAATCCCGTCGTTCCTGATCACGCTGGCGTCGTTCTTGATGCTCACCGGCATCAATCTCGCCGTCACCAAACTCGTCACCGGTCAGGTTGCCACCCCGTCGATCTCGGATATGGAGGGATTCGATTCGGCCAAAGCTGTGTTCTCGTCTTCGTTCTCGGTATTCGGAGTGTCGATCCGAATCACCGTCGTGTGGTGGATCGTGTTGACGCTGGCAGCAACCTGGGTGTTGATGAGAACTCGTACCGGCAACTGGATTTTCGCCGTCGGCGGCAATCAGGAATCGGCGCGAGCCGTCGGGGTGCCGGTCACGAGGGTCAAGATCGGCTTGTTCATGTTCGTCGGCTTCTGCGCCTGGTTCGTCGGCATGCATCTGCTGTTCGCCTTCGACACCGTGCAGTCCGGCCAGGGCGTCGGCAACGAGTTTCTCTACATCATCGCCGCAGTCATCGGCGGGTGCTTGCTCACCGGCGGATACGGAACAGCCGTCGGCGCATTCATCGGCGCATTCATCTTCGGCATGACCAATCAGGGCATCGTCTATGCCGGGTGGAACCCCGACTGGTTCAAGTTCTTTCTCGGCGCGATGCTGCTGTTCGCCGTGATCGCCAACAACTCATTCCGCAACTTCGCGGCGAAAAGGTAA
- the yhjD gene encoding inner membrane protein YhjD, translating into MPDFKAMLDDRRARWPWLDHTVVAAQRYQGQKGDYYAAGMTYFSVLALFPLLMVAFAVAGFVLVNQPEWLAEIQSQIAENVPGSFGETISSLIETAIESRTSVGIIGLLGALYAGLGWIANLREALTAMWESQHEQGGFLATKAKDFAALLGLGTALVLSLALSALAGGGVMRSILEWANLDSVPGVGIALRIFSVLLALAGTWALFTWVISRLPREPVSWRSAAKGALLAAIGFEIFKQLGALYLASVTSGPAGVVFGPIIGLLVFVFTTSRLVLFSTSFAATTRESLAEAHVPAPEPAVINTRVEVSEGPGVTGGLALVGAGVLAAVGVAGLRNRRR; encoded by the coding sequence ATGCCCGATTTCAAGGCCATGCTCGACGACCGGCGCGCCCGGTGGCCCTGGCTCGATCACACCGTCGTTGCGGCGCAGCGTTATCAAGGTCAGAAGGGTGACTACTACGCGGCCGGTATGACGTATTTCAGTGTGCTGGCGTTGTTTCCGCTGCTGATGGTCGCGTTTGCGGTCGCAGGCTTCGTGCTCGTGAACCAGCCCGAGTGGCTTGCCGAGATCCAGTCGCAGATCGCGGAGAACGTGCCGGGGAGCTTCGGCGAAACGATCAGTTCTCTGATCGAGACGGCCATCGAATCGCGCACGAGTGTCGGCATCATCGGTCTGCTCGGTGCCTTGTACGCCGGTCTCGGGTGGATCGCCAACCTTCGTGAAGCGCTGACCGCCATGTGGGAGAGCCAGCACGAGCAGGGTGGCTTTCTGGCGACCAAGGCCAAGGACTTCGCTGCGTTGCTGGGGCTCGGGACCGCACTGGTTCTTTCGCTCGCCCTCTCGGCTCTGGCCGGCGGCGGCGTCATGCGCAGCATCCTCGAATGGGCGAATCTCGACTCGGTACCGGGAGTGGGAATTGCACTGCGCATATTCTCGGTGCTCCTCGCGCTGGCGGGCACCTGGGCCCTGTTCACTTGGGTGATCTCGCGCCTGCCGCGTGAACCGGTGTCGTGGCGCAGCGCGGCCAAAGGTGCTTTGCTGGCCGCAATCGGGTTCGAGATCTTCAAGCAGCTCGGTGCCCTCTATCTGGCGTCGGTGACCAGCGGTCCTGCGGGCGTCGTCTTCGGACCTATCATCGGTCTGTTGGTGTTCGTGTTCACGACTTCACGGCTGGTGCTGTTCTCCACGTCGTTCGCTGCCACGACTCGCGAAAGCCTCGCCGAAGCCCACGTTCCGGCACCGGAACCGGCGGTGATCAACACCAGGGTCGAGGTCAGTGAAGGTCCCGGTGTGACAGGCGGGTTGGCGCTGGTGGGTGCGGGTGTACTCGCCGCGGTCGGAGTCGCGGGACTGCGTAACCGGCGCCGCTGA
- a CDS encoding exodeoxyribonuclease III, which translates to MPITISTVNVNGIRAAVRKGMLPWLEATDADVICLQETRANDGELTKALASALDAGWHLASAEPSAKGRNGVALLSKAAPDAIRTGIGAAEFADVGRYIEGDFGDVTVASLYLPSGEVGTDRQDEKERFMTAFAKYLSKSAKAAKTADRDVVVCGDWNIAHTEADLKAWKTNRKNSGFLPEEREWVSRLLAEKAPWTDVVRALHPEVEGPYSWWSYRGKAFDNDAGWRIDYQLATSDLAERAKEAITERAVAYDQRWSDHAPVTVRYR; encoded by the coding sequence GTGCCGATCACAATTTCCACAGTCAACGTCAACGGAATACGCGCTGCTGTTCGCAAGGGCATGCTGCCGTGGCTGGAGGCCACCGATGCCGACGTCATCTGCCTGCAGGAGACCCGGGCCAACGACGGGGAACTGACCAAGGCGCTGGCTTCGGCTCTCGATGCGGGGTGGCACCTTGCGTCGGCCGAGCCGTCGGCGAAGGGACGCAACGGCGTGGCGTTGCTGTCCAAGGCAGCGCCCGACGCGATTCGCACCGGAATCGGCGCTGCCGAGTTCGCCGACGTCGGTCGTTACATCGAAGGCGATTTCGGAGATGTCACCGTGGCGAGCCTGTACCTGCCGTCGGGCGAGGTGGGTACCGACCGCCAGGACGAGAAGGAACGCTTCATGACCGCGTTCGCGAAGTACCTGAGCAAGTCGGCCAAGGCAGCGAAGACCGCCGACCGGGACGTGGTGGTGTGCGGCGACTGGAACATCGCCCATACCGAGGCCGACTTGAAGGCGTGGAAGACGAACCGCAAGAACTCGGGGTTCTTGCCGGAGGAACGTGAGTGGGTGTCGCGGTTGCTCGCCGAGAAGGCGCCGTGGACCGATGTCGTTCGGGCGTTGCACCCAGAGGTCGAGGGTCCGTACAGCTGGTGGTCGTATCGCGGGAAGGCGTTCGACAACGACGCCGGTTGGCGCATCGACTACCAATTGGCCACGAGTGATCTGGCCGAGCGCGCCAAGGAAGCGATCACCGAGCGCGCCGTGGCCTACGACCAGCGATGGTCGGATCACGCACCGGTGACAGTGCGCTACCGCTAG
- a CDS encoding ATP-binding cassette domain-containing protein gives MTYSANTPLIELRNVGKSYGNVTALQGIDMRVGAGEVTCVLGDNGAGKSTLIKIMAGLHQQSEGQLLVDGEPATFGSPKDALDKGIATVYQDLAVVSLMPVWRNFFLGQELRRGKVLKSLDIHAMRATTIEELRKIGIDLPDVDAPIGSLSGGQRQCVAIARAIFFGARVLILDEPTAALGVKQSGMVLRYVSAAREQGFGVVFITHNPHHAYLVGNHFVLLNRGRQTLDCAYDDISLDDLTTEMAGGDELATLTDELRR, from the coding sequence ATGACTTACTCCGCGAACACGCCCCTCATCGAACTTCGGAACGTGGGCAAGAGTTACGGCAACGTCACTGCGCTGCAGGGAATCGATATGCGTGTCGGTGCCGGTGAGGTCACGTGCGTTCTGGGCGACAACGGTGCAGGCAAGTCCACCTTGATCAAGATCATGGCCGGCCTACATCAGCAGTCCGAGGGTCAGTTGCTCGTCGACGGCGAACCAGCGACCTTCGGATCGCCGAAAGACGCCCTGGACAAGGGGATTGCCACCGTCTATCAGGACCTCGCGGTGGTATCCCTGATGCCGGTGTGGCGCAACTTCTTTCTCGGTCAGGAGTTGCGTCGTGGCAAGGTCCTGAAATCACTCGACATCCATGCCATGCGCGCCACGACCATCGAAGAACTTCGCAAGATCGGCATCGATCTGCCCGACGTCGATGCTCCGATCGGCTCCCTCTCCGGTGGACAGCGACAGTGCGTGGCCATCGCCCGCGCCATCTTCTTCGGTGCGCGTGTGCTCATCCTCGACGAGCCGACGGCCGCGTTGGGCGTCAAGCAGTCGGGCATGGTTCTGCGTTACGTCTCTGCGGCCCGAGAGCAAGGCTTCGGCGTAGTCTTCATCACCCACAATCCACACCACGCGTACCTGGTCGGAAATCATTTCGTTCTGCTCAACCGTGGTCGCCAGACGCTCGACTGTGCTTACGACGACATCTCACTCGACGACCTCACCACGGAAATGGCGGGCGGCGACGAACTGGCGACCCTCACCGACGAACTGCGCCGCTGA
- a CDS encoding sensor histidine kinase, with translation MRTRLHALRPTSARSRIFSWVLLLVLVSLAAVTVTTWLLMIRATDNRMRESLRTEIAEFTTLTDAGVDPGTGEPFDGINDVLRVVITYNLARPNEKFLGYVDGRFAVQSRQQAPVRLSDDGGFTAEVGSVTAPVEGSYSSAAGEVLYLAVPVSLAGDPVPGVVVAAYFADQERASADETATLMLVVGGVTSVLAAIGAWFVAGRILSPIRHITATARTINETDLSGRITDARTTGRGDDIGALVDTLNSMLDRIESGAASQRRFLDDAGHELRTPITIVRGHLDVLDHGDAADVRDTVALVDDELDRMNRLVADLLLLTRADQTSFVTPVVTDVDALTRSVFDKVTTLADREWVLEASATVHAPLDAQRLTQALLALADNATHHTMPGSRVGIGSQLSDGDIRFWVTDSGQGIERDEQERIFERFARGRNGTRRTEGAGLGLSIVTAIARAHRGRVSVGSAPGHGATFTITIPLTDSVAPQKDRPWHAS, from the coding sequence ATGCGGACCCGACTGCACGCACTGCGCCCGACGAGCGCCCGCAGCCGCATCTTCTCGTGGGTACTGCTGCTCGTGCTGGTGTCGCTGGCGGCCGTCACCGTCACCACCTGGCTGCTGATGATCCGCGCGACCGACAACCGCATGCGCGAATCGCTGCGCACCGAGATCGCCGAGTTCACCACCCTCACCGATGCGGGCGTCGATCCCGGAACCGGCGAACCGTTCGACGGCATCAACGACGTGCTCCGAGTGGTGATCACCTACAACCTCGCTCGCCCCAACGAGAAGTTCCTGGGGTACGTGGACGGACGATTCGCGGTACAGAGCAGGCAGCAGGCACCGGTACGACTGTCCGACGATGGCGGCTTCACCGCTGAGGTCGGCTCTGTCACCGCGCCGGTCGAAGGCTCTTATTCGAGCGCGGCAGGCGAAGTGCTGTACCTCGCTGTGCCGGTCTCGTTGGCGGGCGACCCGGTGCCGGGTGTGGTGGTTGCCGCCTACTTCGCCGATCAGGAACGTGCCTCGGCAGACGAGACCGCAACCTTGATGCTCGTCGTCGGCGGCGTCACCTCGGTTCTCGCGGCGATCGGCGCATGGTTCGTTGCGGGTCGCATCCTGTCCCCGATCAGACACATCACCGCCACCGCCAGAACGATCAACGAAACCGACCTGTCCGGTCGGATCACCGACGCGAGAACGACGGGTCGAGGCGACGACATCGGAGCCCTGGTCGACACACTGAACTCGATGCTCGACCGAATCGAGTCCGGCGCGGCGAGTCAACGCCGATTCCTCGACGACGCCGGCCACGAACTCCGCACTCCCATCACCATCGTCCGCGGTCATCTCGATGTGCTCGACCACGGCGACGCCGCCGATGTTCGCGACACCGTCGCGCTCGTCGACGACGAACTGGACCGGATGAACCGACTCGTCGCCGACCTGTTGCTACTCACCCGGGCCGACCAGACGAGCTTCGTCACGCCTGTGGTCACCGATGTCGATGCGCTCACTCGAAGCGTGTTCGACAAGGTGACCACTCTCGCCGACCGGGAATGGGTGCTGGAGGCGAGCGCAACCGTCCACGCTCCGCTCGACGCACAACGCCTGACTCAGGCTCTGCTGGCGTTGGCGGACAACGCAACTCACCACACGATGCCCGGCAGTCGCGTCGGCATCGGATCGCAACTGTCCGACGGTGACATCCGGTTCTGGGTCACCGACTCGGGCCAGGGGATCGAGCGCGACGAGCAGGAACGGATCTTCGAGCGCTTCGCCCGCGGTCGCAACGGAACCAGACGCACCGAGGGGGCCGGGCTCGGATTGTCCATCGTCACCGCAATTGCTCGAGCCCACCGCGGACGGGTGAGTGTCGGCAGCGCACCGGGCCACGGTGCCACGTTCACTATCACCATTCCATTGACCGATTCCGTTGCCCCGCAGAAGGACCGACCATGGCACGCATCCTGA
- a CDS encoding acyl-CoA dehydrogenase family protein: MSEHEPLGPLSPDFLESDFYGYQGMLDDNEIEVVLRARRFLQEEVAPRANEFWEKASSPVHLLPLIAELEIAGLGYEFDDRKASRKLLTGWLEMEFARVDPSTGTMFSVHSSLAMSSISILGSEEQRARWLPAMRRMETIGAFGLSEPHGGSDVAGGLETTARLEGDHWILNGSKRWIGNATFADLTIVFAKDEADGEVKGFVVEQGFEGFRAEKIEGKYSLRAVENADVHLENCRVPVANKLADANSFADTAKVLRLTRGGVAFQAVGVMMGAYERAVAYAREREQFGSPIASFQLIADLIARMTANITASLGMAIRVSQLQDNGVHYDEHAALAKTFCTTRLREVVSWAREIMGGNGILIEHDVIRFFADAEALYSYEGTAQINNLIVGRGVTGFSAFV, encoded by the coding sequence ATGAGTGAGCACGAGCCCCTCGGACCACTGTCGCCCGATTTTCTCGAATCCGATTTCTACGGATATCAGGGGATGCTCGACGACAACGAGATCGAGGTGGTACTGCGCGCCCGTCGGTTCCTGCAGGAGGAGGTCGCGCCGCGGGCGAACGAATTCTGGGAGAAGGCGAGCTCGCCGGTACATCTGTTGCCGCTGATCGCCGAGCTCGAGATCGCTGGTCTCGGTTACGAGTTCGACGATCGAAAGGCCTCGCGCAAGCTGCTCACGGGATGGCTGGAGATGGAGTTCGCACGGGTCGATCCGTCCACGGGAACGATGTTCAGCGTGCACAGTTCGCTGGCAATGAGCAGTATCTCGATTCTCGGCTCCGAGGAGCAGCGCGCGCGGTGGTTGCCCGCCATGCGCCGGATGGAGACCATCGGTGCCTTCGGCCTGTCCGAGCCGCACGGCGGATCCGACGTCGCGGGCGGGCTGGAAACGACAGCCCGCCTCGAAGGCGATCACTGGATCCTCAACGGCAGCAAGCGCTGGATCGGTAACGCTACCTTCGCCGATCTGACCATCGTCTTCGCCAAGGACGAGGCCGACGGTGAGGTCAAGGGCTTCGTCGTCGAGCAGGGATTCGAGGGGTTCCGGGCCGAGAAGATCGAGGGCAAGTACTCGCTCCGTGCGGTGGAGAATGCGGACGTACACCTCGAGAACTGCCGAGTCCCGGTCGCCAACAAGCTCGCCGACGCCAACTCGTTCGCCGATACCGCCAAAGTGCTCCGCTTGACCCGTGGGGGAGTGGCGTTCCAGGCGGTGGGCGTGATGATGGGTGCGTACGAGCGAGCAGTCGCGTATGCGCGTGAACGCGAGCAGTTCGGTTCTCCGATCGCCTCGTTCCAGCTGATCGCCGATCTCATCGCACGGATGACCGCCAACATCACCGCCTCGCTCGGTATGGCGATTCGTGTTTCGCAGCTGCAGGACAACGGCGTCCACTACGACGAGCATGCAGCGCTCGCGAAGACGTTCTGTACGACGCGGCTGCGCGAAGTCGTCAGTTGGGCCCGAGAGATCATGGGCGGCAACGGAATTCTGATCGAGCATGACGTCATCAGGTTTTTCGCAGACGCCGAGGCGCTGTATTCGTACGAGGGCACAGCGCAGATCAACAACCTGATCGTCGGCCGTGGTGTGACGGGCTTCAGCGCGTTCGTCTGA
- a CDS encoding response regulator transcription factor: MARILIAEDEPRIASFVHKGLRASGFSTTTVSDGRSAYEHARSGDFDLVVLDIGLPIMDGFEVLHRLRGEQCEIPIIVLTARDSVQDVVSGLETGADDYMAKPFRFEELLARIRVRLGTKRTVDTTQLTVADLTLDLRTRRAVVGDRTVDLSAREFALAETFMRHPGQVLSREQLLSQVWGYDFDPGSNVVDVYVRYLRAKFGAARIETVRGMGYRLSET; this comes from the coding sequence ATGGCACGCATCCTGATCGCCGAAGACGAACCCCGCATCGCCTCGTTCGTTCACAAGGGGCTCAGAGCGAGTGGATTCAGCACGACGACGGTATCCGACGGCAGGTCCGCCTACGAACACGCCCGAAGCGGCGACTTCGATCTGGTGGTGCTCGACATCGGTCTGCCGATCATGGACGGCTTCGAGGTCCTGCACCGCCTCCGCGGAGAGCAGTGCGAGATACCGATCATCGTGTTGACTGCCCGCGACAGCGTTCAGGACGTGGTGTCCGGTCTCGAAACCGGTGCCGACGACTACATGGCCAAGCCGTTTCGCTTCGAGGAACTGCTCGCCCGTATCCGAGTTCGCTTGGGCACCAAACGAACCGTCGACACCACGCAGCTCACGGTCGCCGATCTCACCCTCGACCTGCGCACCCGGCGAGCTGTGGTGGGAGACCGAACCGTCGACCTGTCGGCCCGTGAGTTCGCCTTGGCCGAGACCTTCATGCGCCACCCCGGCCAGGTCCTTTCGCGAGAGCAACTCCTGTCGCAGGTGTGGGGCTACGACTTCGACCCGGGCTCCAATGTCGTCGACGTCTACGTCCGCTATCTTCGGGCGAAATTCGGTGCCGCACGAATCGAGACCGTCCGCGGAATGGGATACCGACTGTCCGAGACATGA
- a CDS encoding D-alanyl-D-alanine carboxypeptidase family protein: protein MAASAMVFALVGLGAGATSAQPAAEPPVPTTTPPFTTPDTDSCPYAASPPPAIDLSEVPAPGSTAPQPLPIPADAVGGDRLAECGVVLPDGAPPLPADISATGFVVADMDSGAVLAAKDPHGRYRPASTIKTLLALVALDELNPSTQITATAEDAEAEGSAVGIGKNGVYTNLQLMQGLVMASGNDAAHALSTQLGGDAATVDKMNAKAAELGALDTRTATPSGLDGPGMASSAYDLALIFREAMRNPTFAQLISTETVQFPGYPKDPAIPEDQDRPGFALSNDNQLLYNYEGALGGKTGYTDDARQTFVAGAERNGRRLVVTIMKGDVLPIRPWEQAARLLDYGFAMDPNDTVGDLVEPQSTSAVTSTRASGATPTLAQPPATASGSGSRQSEMQAQGDTVVRISIGVIGAIVVIGLLWGARRLSRNR, encoded by the coding sequence ATGGCTGCGTCGGCGATGGTGTTCGCCCTCGTCGGTCTCGGAGCCGGCGCGACCTCGGCACAGCCTGCCGCCGAGCCGCCGGTTCCGACGACGACACCGCCGTTCACGACGCCGGACACAGACAGCTGCCCGTACGCCGCGTCACCTCCCCCGGCGATCGACCTGTCCGAGGTGCCGGCCCCTGGAAGTACTGCACCGCAACCACTTCCGATCCCAGCCGACGCGGTCGGCGGCGATCGCCTCGCCGAGTGCGGAGTGGTATTGCCGGACGGTGCTCCCCCACTACCGGCGGATATCTCCGCGACCGGGTTCGTGGTGGCGGACATGGACTCGGGGGCGGTTCTCGCGGCCAAAGATCCACACGGACGGTACCGACCGGCCAGCACGATCAAGACCCTGCTGGCCCTCGTCGCACTGGACGAGCTGAATCCGAGCACACAGATCACCGCAACCGCCGAGGATGCCGAAGCCGAGGGCAGTGCCGTCGGCATCGGAAAGAACGGCGTCTACACCAATCTGCAATTGATGCAGGGGTTGGTGATGGCATCGGGAAACGATGCGGCGCACGCGTTGTCGACTCAACTCGGCGGGGACGCCGCCACTGTGGACAAGATGAATGCCAAGGCGGCAGAGCTGGGCGCACTCGACACGCGCACGGCCACGCCGTCGGGTCTCGACGGGCCCGGGATGGCGAGTTCCGCCTACGATCTCGCTCTTATCTTCCGCGAGGCCATGCGCAATCCGACGTTCGCGCAACTGATTTCGACGGAGACCGTGCAGTTTCCGGGCTACCCGAAAGATCCTGCGATCCCGGAGGATCAGGACAGACCCGGTTTCGCACTCTCCAACGACAACCAGCTGCTCTACAACTACGAGGGTGCCCTCGGAGGAAAAACCGGATACACCGACGACGCCCGGCAGACGTTCGTCGCCGGGGCCGAACGCAATGGCCGACGCCTCGTGGTGACGATCATGAAGGGCGATGTGCTGCCGATACGTCCGTGGGAGCAGGCGGCGCGGCTGCTGGACTACGGGTTCGCCATGGATCCGAACGACACCGTCGGTGATCTCGTCGAACCGCAGTCGACATCGGCGGTGACGAGTACACGAGCGAGCGGGGCCACGCCGACTCTCGCCCAGCCACCCGCGACTGCATCGGGGTCGGGCTCCCGCCAGTCCGAGATGCAGGCCCAGGGCGACACCGTTGTCCGTATCTCGATCGGAGTCATCGGTGCGATCGTGGTGATCGGCTTGCTGTGGGGCGCGCGCAGACTTTCCCGCAACCGCTGA
- a CDS encoding substrate-binding domain-containing protein produces the protein MRFRQRRGQIAVVAVCAVAALTVAACSSTGGAPRSSDDGNNAGVADTPAATIAMITHEVPGDTFWDLVRKGAEAAAAKDNIELRYSADPEAPNQANLVQSAIDSKVDGIAVTLAKPDAMAPAVETATAAGIPVVAFNSGYDSWKDMGVQQYFGQDETIAGQAAGARLTADGARKTLCIIQEQGAVSLEARCAGVRQGFTGGTTEILNVNSKDMPSVESTITAKLQQDPTIDHVIALAAPIALTAVQSKTNAGSDATIVTFDTNAALVDAIESGDVAWAIDQQPYLQGYLAIDSLWLYLNNGNTIGGGTPVLTGPAFIDSTNIDAVAEYARNGTR, from the coding sequence ATGAGGTTTCGGCAAAGGCGCGGGCAGATCGCGGTCGTCGCGGTCTGTGCGGTCGCGGCACTGACTGTCGCTGCCTGTTCGAGCACCGGTGGTGCTCCTCGCTCGTCCGACGACGGAAACAATGCGGGCGTAGCCGACACACCGGCGGCGACGATAGCGATGATCACGCACGAGGTTCCCGGCGACACCTTCTGGGATCTGGTGCGCAAGGGTGCCGAAGCCGCGGCAGCGAAGGACAACATCGAGCTGCGCTACTCCGCAGATCCCGAAGCGCCCAACCAGGCCAACCTCGTCCAGAGTGCGATCGATTCCAAGGTCGACGGCATCGCGGTCACGCTGGCGAAGCCCGACGCGATGGCCCCTGCAGTCGAGACAGCCACTGCCGCGGGCATTCCCGTGGTCGCGTTCAATTCCGGCTACGACTCCTGGAAGGACATGGGAGTCCAGCAGTACTTCGGCCAGGACGAGACCATCGCCGGCCAGGCTGCGGGCGCCCGCCTGACCGCGGACGGTGCTCGCAAGACACTGTGCATCATCCAGGAGCAGGGTGCAGTGTCGCTCGAGGCGCGATGCGCAGGCGTCAGGCAAGGCTTCACCGGAGGCACCACCGAGATCCTCAACGTCAACAGCAAGGACATGCCGTCCGTGGAATCGACCATCACGGCCAAGCTGCAGCAGGATCCGACGATCGACCACGTCATCGCCCTCGCCGCTCCGATCGCTCTGACTGCGGTGCAGTCCAAGACCAATGCGGGAAGCGACGCCACGATCGTCACCTTCGACACCAATGCTGCACTGGTCGATGCGATCGAGTCCGGCGATGTGGCGTGGGCGATCGATCAGCAGCCGTACCTGCAGGGCTACTTGGCGATCGACTCGCTGTGGCTCTACCTCAACAACGGCAACACGATCGGCGGCGGCACCCCGGTGCTGACCGGACCCGCGTTCATCGATTCGACCAACATCGACGCGGTCGCCGAGTACGCCCGTAACGGCACACGCTGA
- the trpS gene encoding tryptophan--tRNA ligase, which produces MSSPDSIDTPQGPRRRVLSGIQPTADSFHLGNYLGAVRNWVELQDEFDAFYFIPDLHAITVPQDPKELRRRTRVAAAQLLAVGIDPEKSTLFVQSQVPEHAQLAWVLNCITGFGEAARMTQFKDKSAKQGRDHTSVGLFTYPILQAADILLYRPNLVPVGEDQRQHLELTRDLAQRFNTRFKKTFVVPDAHIIKGTAKIFDLQDPTAKMSKSSSNPAGIVNILDDPKVSAKKIRSAVTDNERDIVFDTENKAGVSNLLVIQSALSGTSIEDLVAGYAGKGYGDLKSDTAEVLTEFVVPLRERMDGFMADVAELDRILAAGADRAREVASRTLAQVYDRVGFLPPGA; this is translated from the coding sequence ATGTCTTCTCCCGACTCCATCGACACTCCGCAGGGTCCGCGTCGGCGGGTGCTCTCCGGCATCCAACCGACGGCCGATTCGTTCCATCTCGGCAATTACCTGGGTGCGGTGCGGAACTGGGTGGAGTTGCAGGACGAGTTCGATGCGTTCTACTTCATCCCGGATCTGCATGCCATCACTGTTCCGCAGGATCCCAAGGAGTTGCGTCGTCGCACCAGAGTGGCTGCGGCGCAGTTGCTCGCGGTGGGCATCGATCCGGAGAAGTCGACGCTGTTCGTACAGAGTCAGGTGCCCGAGCACGCGCAGTTGGCGTGGGTCCTCAATTGCATCACCGGGTTCGGTGAAGCAGCGCGGATGACGCAGTTCAAGGACAAGTCTGCCAAGCAGGGTCGCGATCACACCAGCGTCGGACTGTTCACCTACCCGATTCTGCAAGCCGCCGACATCCTGCTCTACCGTCCGAATCTGGTTCCGGTAGGCGAGGATCAGCGTCAACATCTCGAGTTGACTCGTGATCTGGCGCAGCGCTTCAACACGAGGTTCAAGAAGACATTCGTCGTTCCCGACGCACACATCATCAAGGGCACCGCGAAGATATTCGACCTGCAGGATCCCACCGCGAAGATGAGCAAGTCCTCGTCGAATCCGGCGGGCATCGTCAACATCCTCGACGATCCGAAGGTGTCTGCGAAGAAGATTCGCTCGGCGGTGACGGACAACGAACGCGACATCGTGTTCGATACGGAGAACAAAGCCGGGGTCAGTAATCTGCTGGTCATCCAGTCTGCTCTCTCGGGTACGAGCATCGAGGATCTCGTGGCCGGATACGCGGGCAAGGGATACGGAGACCTCAAGTCCGATACCGCCGAGGTACTGACCGAGTTCGTCGTTCCGTTGCGTGAGCGGATGGACGGGTTCATGGCCGACGTCGCCGAACTCGATCGCATCCTCGCGGCTGGGGCGGATCGAGCCAGAGAAGTGGCGAGTCGAACGCTCGCTCAGGTGTACGACCGGGTGGGTTTCCTGCCTCCCGGCGCATAG